From Streptomyces sp. HUAS MG91, the proteins below share one genomic window:
- a CDS encoding WhiB family transcriptional regulator: MQLEAHAPSVPPSDPLPPPVPTEDSTLNPLTALTALDDAIENLGVPVPCRAYDPEVFFAESPADVEYAKSLCRTCPLVEACLAGAKERREPWGVWGGELFIQGVVVARKRPRGRPRKNPVAA; this comes from the coding sequence GTGCAACTCGAAGCGCACGCCCCGTCCGTTCCGCCTTCAGACCCTCTCCCCCCGCCCGTCCCCACGGAGGACTCCACCTTGAACCCGCTGACTGCGCTCACCGCGCTCGACGACGCCATCGAGAACCTCGGCGTGCCCGTCCCCTGCCGTGCCTACGACCCCGAGGTCTTCTTCGCGGAGTCGCCGGCGGATGTCGAGTACGCCAAGTCCCTCTGCCGTACCTGCCCGCTGGTCGAGGCCTGCCTCGCCGGCGCCAAGGAGCGGCGTGAGCCGTGGGGCGTCTGGGGTGGCGAGCTGTTCATCCAGGGAGTCGTCGTGGCCCGCAAGCGGCCGCGTGGCCGCCCGCGCAAGAACCCGGTCGCGGCATGA
- a CDS encoding AarF/ABC1/UbiB kinase family protein: MSDLPRKAVTRTAKLAALPIGFAGRATWGIGKRIGGKSAELVGRELQQRTAEQLFRVLGELKGGAMKFGQALSVFESALPEDVAGPYRAALTKLQEAAPPMPTRTVHAVLDERLGAEWRELFLEFEDKPAAAASIGQVHRAVWHDGREVAVKVQYPGAGEALLSDLNQLGRFARLLGPLIPGMDIKPLITELRDRVSEELDYALEARAQQAHAEEFDGDPDVVVPHVVHQCEQVLVTEWIDGIPLAEIISDGSKEQRDRAGQLLARFLFSGPARTGLLHADPHPGNFRLLPDDKSGWRLGVLDFGTVDRLPGGLPAPIGDSLRLTLEGDASAIYELLREEGFVRESIQLEPDAVLDYLLPIIEPAQVEEFTFTRSWMRNQAARIADPRSPAHQLGRQLNLPPAYLLIHRVTLSTIGVLCQLGATVRLRDELEAWVTGFVVEETDSEETDSEEAGTEEGDPEPPAAEA; encoded by the coding sequence ATGTCTGATCTTCCCCGCAAGGCGGTTACCCGTACCGCCAAGCTGGCCGCTCTACCCATCGGCTTCGCGGGCCGGGCGACCTGGGGCATCGGCAAGCGGATCGGCGGCAAGTCCGCCGAGCTCGTCGGCCGGGAGCTCCAGCAGCGCACGGCGGAGCAGCTGTTCCGCGTCCTGGGTGAGTTGAAGGGCGGGGCGATGAAGTTCGGGCAGGCACTGTCCGTCTTCGAGTCCGCGCTGCCGGAGGATGTCGCCGGCCCCTACCGCGCCGCCCTCACCAAGCTCCAGGAGGCCGCGCCTCCGATGCCGACCCGGACGGTGCACGCGGTGCTCGACGAGCGGCTCGGGGCGGAGTGGCGCGAGCTGTTCCTGGAGTTCGAGGACAAGCCCGCGGCGGCCGCGTCGATCGGGCAGGTGCACCGAGCGGTGTGGCACGACGGCCGGGAGGTCGCCGTGAAGGTCCAGTACCCGGGCGCGGGCGAGGCGCTGCTGTCCGACTTGAATCAACTGGGTCGTTTCGCGCGCCTGTTGGGCCCGCTCATTCCCGGGATGGACATCAAGCCGCTCATCACCGAGCTTCGCGACCGGGTCTCGGAGGAGTTGGACTACGCACTGGAGGCGCGGGCGCAGCAGGCACACGCGGAGGAGTTCGACGGGGATCCCGATGTCGTGGTGCCGCACGTGGTGCACCAGTGCGAGCAGGTGCTGGTGACGGAGTGGATCGACGGCATCCCGCTCGCCGAGATCATCAGCGACGGCAGCAAGGAACAGCGGGACCGGGCGGGCCAGCTGCTGGCTCGCTTCCTGTTCTCGGGACCGGCGCGCACGGGGCTGCTGCACGCGGACCCGCACCCGGGAAACTTCCGCCTGCTGCCCGACGACAAGAGCGGCTGGCGGCTGGGCGTCCTGGACTTCGGCACGGTCGACCGGCTGCCGGGCGGGCTGCCCGCGCCGATCGGCGACTCGCTGCGGCTGACGCTGGAGGGCGACGCGAGCGCGATCTACGAGCTGCTGCGCGAGGAGGGCTTCGTCCGGGAGTCCATCCAGCTGGAGCCGGACGCGGTGCTCGACTATCTGCTGCCGATCATCGAGCCGGCACAGGTCGAGGAGTTCACCTTCACCCGTTCGTGGATGCGCAACCAGGCGGCGCGGATCGCCGATCCCCGCTCCCCCGCCCACCAGCTGGGCAGGCAGCTCAATCTGCCGCCGGCGTATCTGCTGATCCACCGGGTGACGCTCAGCACGATCGGCGTGCTGTGCCAGCTGGGTGCGACCGTGCGGCTGAGGGATGAACTGGAGGCCTGGGTGACGGGGTTCGTGGTCGAGGAGACCGACTCCGAGGAGACCGACTCCGAGGAGGCCGGTACCGAGGAGGGAGACCCGGAGCCGCCCGCCGCCGAGGCCTGA
- a CDS encoding ThiF family adenylyltransferase has translation MHPILKPALRRGWHDLNTVQFGVTPAHAVVLGPVDTATGSFLTLLDGTRGVPLLRDEARRMGLPDGHVDALLDRLTGAGLIDDATGGGPEADALRRRTAVLDRLRPDHAALTVTTSEPAEGMRKLAARHTMRVQVRGAGRVGAVIASVLAAAGVGHVDVRDGGCVEPWDVAPGGQTTEAVGERREVAAQRVVRATAPARPPRPDRRRTAPRPAEHEQGGPQLSLVIVAPRDGLGIHSPDPVAVEDLMAAGIPHLYAGVVEATGMVGPLVLPGGTGCARCLLLGRADRDPTWPRLLAQWGSGRSSRQVQACDVGLSTAVAGLAAAHGLAFLDGELPSSTGARWETSAPGLDWHARPVWPHPECPCGAGEGGYGKETPVEEEPHDTMAG, from the coding sequence ATGCATCCGATCCTCAAGCCCGCGCTGCGGCGCGGCTGGCACGACCTGAACACGGTGCAGTTCGGTGTGACACCGGCACACGCGGTGGTACTCGGACCGGTCGACACGGCCACCGGGAGTTTTCTGACCTTGCTCGACGGCACGCGGGGCGTGCCCCTGCTGCGGGACGAGGCCCGCCGGATGGGGCTGCCCGACGGTCATGTGGACGCGCTCCTCGACCGGCTGACCGGGGCGGGCCTGATCGACGACGCGACCGGCGGCGGACCCGAGGCCGACGCCCTGCGCCGACGGACGGCGGTCCTGGACCGGCTCCGCCCCGACCATGCGGCTCTGACGGTCACCACGTCAGAACCCGCCGAAGGAATGCGGAAGTTGGCGGCACGGCACACCATGCGGGTGCAGGTGCGCGGGGCCGGGCGGGTGGGCGCGGTGATCGCCTCGGTCCTCGCCGCGGCGGGAGTCGGCCATGTCGACGTGCGGGACGGCGGCTGCGTCGAGCCGTGGGACGTGGCGCCGGGTGGGCAGACCACGGAGGCGGTGGGCGAGCGCCGCGAGGTGGCCGCGCAGCGGGTGGTGCGTGCCACGGCGCCGGCCAGGCCGCCGCGCCCGGACCGGCGCAGGACCGCGCCACGCCCGGCCGAGCACGAGCAGGGCGGACCTCAGCTGTCGCTGGTGATCGTCGCGCCGCGGGACGGGCTCGGGATCCACTCCCCCGACCCGGTGGCCGTCGAGGATCTGATGGCCGCGGGGATCCCGCATCTGTACGCGGGCGTGGTCGAGGCCACGGGCATGGTGGGGCCCCTGGTGCTGCCGGGCGGCACGGGATGTGCCCGCTGTCTGCTCCTGGGGCGCGCCGACCGTGATCCGACCTGGCCGCGGCTGCTCGCGCAGTGGGGCTCGGGCCGCTCCTCGCGTCAGGTTCAGGCCTGTGACGTGGGCCTTTCCACAGCTGTGGCGGGGCTTGCGGCCGCTCACGGGCTGGCCTTCCTGGACGGTGAGCTGCCGTCCAGCACGGGGGCGCGCTGGGAGACGTCCGCGCCGGGGCTCGACTGGCACGCACGTCCGGTGTGGCCGCATCCGGAGTGTCCGTGCGGTGCGGGTGAGGGAGGTTACGGGAAGGAGACCCCCGTGGAGGAAGAGCCGCACGACACAATGGCGGGGTAG